Part of the Devosia sp. SL43 genome, GCCTGATCGCTATCTGATGATCGATGCGAACCAAGTCTGGGAGGTCGATCAGGCGATCGACTGGGTCAAGGCTCTCAGCCGGTTCAACCCCTATTTCATCGAGGAGCCGACCAGCCCCGATGATGTTTCCGGCCACAAGGCGATCCGGCAGGCGATTGCGCCGATCAAGGTTGCGACTGGCGAGATGTGCCAGAACCGCATTCTGTTCAAGCAGTTCATCAAGGACGGGGCGATCGACATTGTGCAGATCGACGCCTGCCGCATTGGCGGGCTGAACGAAGTGCTCAGTGTGCTGCTGATGGCGGCCAAGTTCGGCAAGCCGGTCTGGCCACATGCCGGTGGCGTGGGGCTGTGCGAATATGTGCAGCATCTCAGCATGATAGACTATCTGGTGGTGTCAGGCACGAAAGAGGGCCGCGTGATCGAGTATGTCGATCACCTGCACGAGCATTTCATCGAGCCGTGCGAGATCAGAAATGCGGCCTATATGCCGCCGAAGCTGCCGGGATTTTCGATCGAGATGAAGCCGGAAAGTATCGTGGCGAACGAGTTTCGGGGGTAGGAAGAAGCTGCGCTAAGCCTGCGACTAAGCTTCGCTTGCCCTCCCCACAAGGGGGAGGGTGAACTCCACTCTGTCGCACCATCCTGCCAAACACCCGATGTCACCCTCCCCCTTGTGGGGAGGGCAAGCAGAGCTTGGCGCACTAGCGCCTAGCGGCGCTCGGGAGGGGGTTGCTTCCACAACCGCGATGCCGCCTACCGCCCCGTCACCAAATACTGCGCCATGAACCACACCTCCCGCGCGAGGAACGGCAGCGTTGTGCCCCAGCTCTGGTAGCGGCTGGTGGGCGTGGGTGAGGGCGCGGCTGCGATGCCCTCACGTTCTGCGATCAGCACGGCGCGGCGCATGTGGAGCGGGTCGGAGACGATGAGCACCGACTTGAGCCCACGCTCGGCCAGCACGATCCTCGCAAATTGCAGATTCTCGATCGTGGTACGCGACGCGTTCTCGAGCACGATGGCATCGGCGGGTACGCCCTGCGTGACCAGCCAGTTGCGGCTGGCTTCGGCTTCGGTCAGGTCATCTTCCGGGCTGCGGCCGCCGGTGACGACGATGCTGCGCACCTGACCGCCATCATAGAGCGCCTGCGCGTGACGTAGCCGCTCGACCAGCACCGGACTGGGCTCGTCGCCAATCACGGCGGCGCCGAGCACCAGGGCAGCGTCGGCCGGCGTGTCCGCGACCACGCCGCCATAGCGCCAGATGTCCACGGCAAGCCCGCCGGCCAGCAACAGGGCGAGGACGATGAGGGCGATGATGGCGCGGTAGGAGCGGCGGGCGAGGCCCATGCGCCTGCGCTACATATTTTCGACCTGGAAGGGGAATTCGCCGAGCACCCTGTCACCGGCCTTGATGGTGATCAGGTGGTCGCCCGTCGGGTCGCCCTCGGCAACGCACCAGCCATGGCCGATCCAGCCCTCATCGTCTGGCGTGAGGCTCATGGTTGTGGTCGAGGTGAGGTTGTCTTCCGAGATGGTGGTCGTGTCATTGACCGTACCCCAGCCTGATGGTTCGGAGGGCAGGGTGAAGATTTCGGTGACCGTCACATCGCCCTTGGTCTTGCCGAGCTTGAGCCACCAATTGTAGCAGGCACCCGGCAGCAACGGGATGAGTGTGGTGCTTTCGGTCACGTCTTCAGCGCCGTTCGCCCCTGGAATTGTGAGGACGAAATCGGTCTCCGTGACGGTCTGGGCAAGGGCTGGTTGCGCCAGTGCAAGCAGGGCTAGGGTGGGCAGCAGAAGCTTCATGGAAATCTCCCTCGGTAGCGGAACTGTAGCCGAGCGGAGGGCAAAGGCAATCTCTGCGCATGCGCCGCATGCGGCCTATTCGGCGTTCGGTGAAGTTCCAGTCGACACCCTCCCCCTTGTGGGGAGGGATCAAGGGTGGGGGTGGGCTGGCCACGATATCGGGGCTCCCGACCCCCACCCAGCTCGATTGACGGACTTAGCTGAAGCTAAGTCCTATCTCGCTTCCCTCCCGGCACGGGGGAGGGTGGGTCCGGTGGATGGACGTGGTTGTGCGTAAACCCGAGGTAGCCCTCAGTTCGCCCACTCACCCCCGCGCATCACCGGTTCCGTGCTGCCGTCGGCATGTACGCCGTCGATGTCGATCTTGTCGGACCCAATCATCCAGTCGATGTGGATGTTGGAGCTGTTGCCGCCCTGGGCGTTGATCTGGTCCTGGGTAAGGTCCTTGCCGCCGACGAAGCAGTCCGAATAGCACTGGCCCTGCGCGATGTGGCAGGAGGCGTTTTCGTCGTAGAGCGTGTTGAAAAACAGGATGCCCGAGGCCGAGATCGGCGAGGAATGGGGCACCAGCGCCACTTCGCCGAGGCGACGACCGCCTTCGTCGGTATCGAGCACCTTGTTGAACAGGTCACCATTCTTGGATGCCTTGAACTCGACGATGCGGCCACCTTCGAAGCGGGCCCACATATGCTCGATCAGCGCGCCATTGTGGCTCAACGGCTTGGTGCCCGAGACATGGCCTTCGACGCGCAGGCGATGGGGCGTGGTGAAGACTTCTTCGGTCGGGATATTGGGATTGCAGGTGATGCCGTTCTTGGCTTCCGAGGCGCCGCCCTTCCAGCGGTGGCCATCGGCGAGGCCGACAGTCAGGTCGGTGCCGGGGCCGGTATATTTGAGCGAGGCGAAGGACTTGCCGTTGAGCCAGCTCCAGCGGGCCTTGAGGTTGGCATTGTGCTCCCTCCAGGCGGCGATCGGATCGTCCTGGTCGACGCGCGACGCCTTG contains:
- a CDS encoding YdcF family protein, whose translation is MGLARRSYRAIIALIVLALLLAGGLAVDIWRYGGVVADTPADAALVLGAAVIGDEPSPVLVERLRHAQALYDGGQVRSIVVTGGRSPEDDLTEAEASRNWLVTQGVPADAIVLENASRTTIENLQFARIVLAERGLKSVLIVSDPLHMRRAVLIAEREGIAAAPSPTPTSRYQSWGTTLPFLAREVWFMAQYLVTGR
- a CDS encoding aminopeptidase, encoding MPIDPVKLDKLAQVAIKVGLQLAEGQDLVMTAPMTAAPLVRRITEHAYKAGAGVVTTIYSDEESTLARYQHANDASFDKAAGWLFSGMAEAYKGNAARLAISGDNPMMLSGQDPDKVTRAMRANSAAAKPAMQLITGFDINWNIVSYPGAAWAKLVFPNDSEEDAVTKLADAIFKASRVDQDDPIAAWREHNANLKARWSWLNGKSFASLKYTGPGTDLTVGLADGHRWKGGASEAKNGITCNPNIPTEEVFTTPHRLRVEGHVSGTKPLSHNGALIEHMWARFEGGRIVEFKASKNGDLFNKVLDTDEGGRRLGEVALVPHSSPISASGILFFNTLYDENASCHIAQGQCYSDCFVGGKDLTQDQINAQGGNSSNIHIDWMIGSDKIDIDGVHADGSTEPVMRGGEWAN